From a region of the Helianthus annuus cultivar XRQ/B chromosome 5, HanXRQr2.0-SUNRISE, whole genome shotgun sequence genome:
- the LOC110943792 gene encoding replication protein A 70 kDa DNA-binding subunit B-like codes for MDPILLDEKGCKIQAGIKAPLIPMFISQLHEDEVVILSRFGVGENTDAYKVINHGYKINFYRCTVVTRANGWQGVDYVFNFIAHSHILNGDGKDLLTCDVAGIVVSCGDMEIFPNERKKMNLDLQDGRGIRCTLWNMYAQEFNDFLSQNSPNETVMASFVMNCWICILFLAGQYTVQSDKFGSRLFLNQEIDEINELRKSLLVKQFEAGASSSQTILSSQSVFPVRQEFLIETPKRHVDEIIEIDSGMSCVVVATIKIVQQNYGWFYPACRDCNKKVLTKIEYLQYAKTISDKVMNLSPASLVCPKCDKECTSITIKFKVHLRVQDETGSVSFVMFDKDVMKLIGSTANDIRERQVKLDDTETFPHEISQLVEKKLAFKIKVSDYNRNHDYHVYTIQKVCDDPDIIAELVGGNGNALEVADEVFSQEGSEIKAVQLSESSQMAGADISKDVISVMADSSVVEAEKDSATSPNGKRSLQDVEGQNVGELSSNNKRSRRKPSRLNT; via the exons ATGGATCCGATCTTGCTCGATGAGAAG GGCTGTAAGATTCAGGCAGGGATTAAGGCTCCATTAATCCCTATGTTTATCTCACAGCTTCATGAGGATGAAGTTGTTATTCTCTCCAGATTTGGTGTTGGAGAAAACACCGATGCTTACAAAGTTATTAACCATGGTTACAAGATTAACTTTTACCGATGTACGGTTGTTACACGTGCGAATGGTTGGCAAGGTGTTGATTACGTATTTAATTTCATCGCACATTCACATATTCTTAATGGAGATGGAAAGGATCTGCTCACGTGCG ATGTTGCTGGAATTGTTGTCTCATGTGGAGATATGGAAATCTTTCCTAATGAAAGAAAAAAGATGAATTTGGATCTTCAAGAT GGGAGAGGTATCCGTTGTACTTTGTGGAATATGTATGCACAAGAATTTAATGATTTTTTGTCTCAAAACTCTCCGAATGAGACTGTGATGGCT TCATTTGTAATGAATTGTTGGATATGTATATTGTTTCTTGCGGGTCAATATACTGTTCAGAGTGATAAGTTTGGAAGTCGTCTATTTCTCAACCAAGAAATTGATGAGATTAATGAACTTCGCAAGAG tcTTTTAGTGAAACAATTTGAAGCTGGTGCTTCTTCTTCTCAAACCATTCTTTCATCTCAGAGTGTGTTTCCAGTCCGTCAAGAATTTCTAATTGAGACTCCTAAGAGACATGTTGATGAAATTATTGAGATTGATAGT GGAATGTCATGTGTGGTAGTTGCAACGATcaaaattgttcaacaaaactATGGATGGTTTTATCCGGCATGTCGAGACTGTAACAAGAAGGTGTTGACCAAAATTGAGTACTTACAATATGCTAAAACCATTTCTGATAAGGTCATGAATCTGTCACCTGCTTCATTGGTTTGTCCGAAATGCGATAAAGAATGCACATCGATAACCATAAA GTTCAAAGTACATCTGAGAGTGCAAGATGAAACTGGCAGCGTTTCTTTTGTGATGTTTGATAAAGATGTAATGAAGCTTATTGGTTCAACTGCGAATGATATAAGGGAACGCCAAGTGAAGCTTGATGATACTGAAACTTTTCCCCATGAAATATCACAGTTGGTTGAAAAGAAGTTGGCGTTTAAAATTAAAGTTTCTGATTACAACCGTAACCATGACTACCACGTCTACACTATCCAAAAAGTATGTGATGATCCGGACATAATTGCTGAATTGGTTGGTGGTAATGGAAATGCTCTTGAGGTTGCTGATGAG GTGTTTAGTCAAGAAGGTTCAGAAATTAAAGCTGTTCAATTATCTGAATCCTCACAGATGGCCGGTGCTGATATTTCAAAG GATGTTATATCTGTTATGGCCGACTCTTCCGTTGTCGAAGCTGAGAAGGATTCGGCCACCAGTCCTAATGGTAAACGTTCGTTGCAGGATGTGGAAGGTCAAAATGTTGGGGAACTCTCTTCTAACAACAAAAGGAGCCGGAGGAAGCCATCTAGGCTTAACACTTAG